One stretch of Azoarcus sp. KH32C DNA includes these proteins:
- a CDS encoding branched-chain amino acid ABC transporter substrate-binding protein, translated as MVSAAHFFTRLLVSTVLGLASLATWGAEDTVVKIGLTGPLTGPQAAMGKDNENALRMAMDRLNAQGTVVAGKKLHFELMSEDDAADPRTGMAVAQRFVDAEVKAVLGPYNSGVAIPISKLLNDAGIVMATVASNPKVTQLGYPFVFRIGPNDLTTGARMGVFAARRLKVRSLAVIDDRTAYGQGIADEFIKAAKANGIQIVAREFTTDRATDFAVILTRIKAVSPDGIFYAGYHAQAGPLRRQMKVLGMEGYLLGGDAICNEELAKVGGEAVDGNVYCPQWGGILDQSNEGRQFKTEYKKRFGVEPLTYAGPMYDALFLIVEAMKKANSVEPRQFRSALATISYQGLAGSYRFDEKRDLKDSPIKVYSFKNGQPVAVPDGE; from the coding sequence ATGGTCAGCGCAGCTCATTTCTTCACACGGCTTCTCGTTTCGACCGTACTCGGTCTTGCGTCACTCGCTACGTGGGGCGCCGAGGATACCGTCGTCAAGATCGGCCTGACCGGTCCCCTCACCGGGCCGCAAGCGGCCATGGGCAAGGACAATGAGAACGCATTGCGGATGGCGATGGACCGCCTCAATGCCCAAGGGACGGTTGTGGCCGGCAAGAAGCTGCATTTCGAGCTGATGTCGGAAGACGATGCGGCAGATCCGCGTACCGGCATGGCAGTCGCCCAGCGATTCGTGGATGCCGAAGTCAAGGCGGTTCTCGGCCCATACAACTCGGGCGTCGCGATTCCGATCTCAAAGCTGCTCAACGACGCCGGGATCGTGATGGCGACGGTCGCATCCAACCCGAAGGTCACGCAACTGGGATACCCCTTCGTTTTCAGGATTGGCCCGAACGATTTGACGACGGGCGCGCGGATGGGAGTCTTCGCTGCAAGAAGACTGAAGGTGCGGAGCCTCGCGGTGATCGACGACAGAACCGCGTACGGTCAGGGCATCGCCGATGAATTCATCAAGGCGGCGAAAGCCAACGGTATTCAGATCGTGGCGCGCGAATTCACGACGGACAGGGCAACGGATTTCGCGGTAATTCTGACCCGGATCAAGGCCGTCAGCCCCGACGGCATTTTCTACGCGGGTTACCATGCGCAGGCAGGTCCCTTGCGTCGCCAGATGAAGGTGCTGGGGATGGAAGGCTACCTGCTGGGCGGTGACGCAATCTGCAATGAAGAGCTGGCGAAAGTGGGGGGCGAGGCGGTCGATGGGAATGTGTACTGCCCGCAATGGGGTGGGATACTCGATCAGAGTAATGAAGGCAGGCAGTTCAAGACCGAATACAAGAAGCGCTTCGGGGTCGAGCCGCTGACGTATGCCGGCCCGATGTATGACGCCCTCTTTCTCATCGTCGAGGCCATGAAAAAGGCGAACTCCGTCGAGCCCAGGCAGTTCCGGTCGGCGCTTGCGACGATCAGTTACCAGGGGCTCGCTGGAAGCTACCGGTTCGACGAAAAGCGGGATCTCAAGGATTCGCCGATCAAGGTGTACTCGTTCAAGAACGGTCAGCCGGTCGCGGTGCCTGACGGCGAGTAG
- a CDS encoding GlxA family transcriptional regulator produces the protein MQPVRVAVLAFDDISLFHLSVPGLVFSGVRSSCGLPPYELRYCAPAPGRVRCSQGVEIDVPGGLDAMSDADLVIVPSWNEPDTLAPAALTEALRGAHDRGAQIVGLCLGAFVLGDAGLLDGRRATTHWGWRELFARRFPKADFRPDVLYVDDGEIVTSAGTVAAIDCCLNLVRQRHGADVANRVARLLVTPPHRQGGQAQFVEQPVPVLASENRLPGVLEWARERLGDPLSLDLLADAAHMSRRTFTRRFREATGTTVAKWLAAQRLARAQQLLETTDLPIERIAAEVGFGTALSLRQHFAAQMGTNPSAYRRAFCEGRQ, from the coding sequence ATGCAGCCCGTTCGCGTCGCCGTCCTCGCCTTTGACGACATCAGCCTCTTCCATCTTTCGGTGCCCGGTCTTGTGTTCAGCGGGGTCCGGTCGTCCTGCGGGTTGCCCCCGTACGAATTGCGCTATTGCGCCCCGGCTCCCGGCCGCGTGCGCTGTTCACAAGGGGTGGAGATCGACGTGCCCGGCGGGCTCGATGCAATGTCCGACGCCGATCTCGTCATCGTGCCGTCGTGGAACGAGCCGGACACCCTGGCTCCTGCCGCGCTCACCGAAGCACTCCGTGGCGCCCATGACCGGGGCGCGCAGATCGTGGGCCTGTGTCTCGGCGCCTTCGTGCTCGGCGACGCCGGTTTGCTCGACGGCCGGCGCGCGACGACCCATTGGGGATGGCGCGAGCTTTTCGCGCGGCGCTTTCCGAAAGCGGACTTCCGCCCCGACGTGCTTTACGTGGATGACGGCGAAATCGTGACCTCGGCCGGCACGGTGGCGGCGATCGATTGCTGCCTGAACCTCGTGCGCCAGCGCCATGGCGCCGACGTGGCCAATCGCGTCGCCCGCCTGCTGGTGACGCCGCCGCACCGGCAAGGCGGTCAGGCGCAGTTCGTCGAACAGCCGGTGCCGGTGCTGGCGAGCGAGAACCGCCTGCCCGGCGTGCTGGAGTGGGCCCGCGAGCGCCTCGGCGATCCGCTTTCGCTCGACCTGCTGGCCGACGCGGCCCACATGAGCCGTCGCACCTTCACCCGGCGCTTCCGCGAGGCGACGGGGACGACGGTCGCAAAGTGGCTTGCCGCGCAACGTCTCGCGCGAGCCCAGCAACTACTGGAGACTACCGACTTGCCCATCGAGCGCATCGCCGCCGAAGTCGGCTTCGGCACCGCGTTGTCGCTACGCCAGCACTTTGCCGCGCAGATGGGGACGAACCCTTCGGCCTATCGACGAGCCTTCTGCGAAGGCCGGCAATGA
- a CDS encoding cysteine hydrolase family protein, which yields MTASPRRALLVIDVQNEYFTGNLKIEFPPVETSLPNIGLAMDTARTAGIPVIVVQHDAPENSPVFAKGSETWQLHPVVGERPADHRIHKTMASAFAGTDLAEWLASNRIDTLTVVGYMTHNCDASTIFHAYHHGLTVEFLADATGSLPYENAAGKASAEEIHRVFSTVFHSNFAAVTSTANWAVAVRDGAAIPRDNVYLSNRRAKGLV from the coding sequence ATGACCGCATCCCCTCGCCGCGCCCTGCTTGTCATCGACGTGCAGAACGAATACTTCACGGGCAACCTGAAGATCGAATTCCCGCCGGTTGAAACCTCGCTGCCCAATATCGGCCTGGCGATGGACACCGCGCGTACGGCCGGCATACCGGTGATCGTCGTCCAACATGATGCGCCCGAAAATTCGCCCGTGTTCGCCAAGGGCTCGGAGACGTGGCAACTGCATCCCGTCGTCGGCGAGCGTCCGGCCGACCACCGCATCCACAAGACCATGGCAAGCGCCTTTGCCGGGACGGATCTCGCGGAATGGCTTGCCAGCAACCGCATCGACACGCTGACCGTCGTCGGCTACATGACGCACAACTGTGACGCTTCCACGATCTTCCATGCCTACCACCACGGATTGACGGTCGAATTCCTGGCCGACGCGACGGGCTCCCTCCCCTACGAGAACGCCGCGGGCAAGGCAAGCGCCGAGGAGATCCACCGTGTCTTCAGCACCGTGTTCCATTCGAACTTCGCCGCCGTGACCAGCACGGCAAATTGGGCAGTCGCCGTGCGGGACGGCGCGGCGATCCCGCGCGACAACGTGTATCTGTCGAACCGCCGCGCGAAGGGGCTCGTGTAA
- a CDS encoding phosphatase PAP2 family protein, which translates to MPPDAASRPAWFRQLAARFVAYWPLKAVATMVFMMVFFWAYFAILRQPMLAPTTMPRLAIDAWVPFSTAAFPVYVSLWVYVSLPPAFIDSLRPLLWFAVWMSGLCLFCLGIFWLFPTAVPATGIDWSLYPELALIKQVDAAGNACPSLHVASSVFAALWLERIARSVAAPVALRWGNALLCVAILWSTMATRQHVALDVLAGIVVGLAFALPSVRHVSRIAPRVI; encoded by the coding sequence ATGCCGCCGGATGCGGCCTCCCGCCCTGCCTGGTTCCGCCAACTGGCGGCCCGCTTCGTCGCATACTGGCCGCTGAAAGCCGTCGCGACGATGGTTTTCATGATGGTGTTCTTCTGGGCCTACTTCGCGATTCTCCGCCAGCCGATGCTGGCGCCGACGACGATGCCCCGCCTCGCGATCGACGCGTGGGTCCCCTTCTCGACCGCGGCCTTTCCGGTCTACGTGAGCTTGTGGGTCTATGTATCACTGCCGCCCGCATTCATCGACAGCCTGCGCCCCCTATTGTGGTTCGCGGTATGGATGTCCGGGCTGTGCCTGTTTTGCCTCGGCATCTTTTGGCTCTTCCCGACCGCGGTGCCGGCAACCGGCATCGATTGGTCGCTCTACCCGGAACTCGCGCTGATCAAGCAGGTGGACGCTGCGGGCAACGCCTGTCCGTCGCTGCATGTGGCGTCGTCGGTGTTCGCCGCCCTGTGGCTCGAGCGCATCGCCCGTTCGGTCGCGGCGCCAGTGGCGCTGCGCTGGGGGAACGCGCTGCTCTGCGTGGCGATCCTGTGGTCCACGATGGCCACCCGTCAGCATGTCGCGCTCGATGTCCTAGCCGGGATCGTCGTCGGCCTGGCCTTCGCACTACCTTCCGTGCGGCATGTGTCCCGGATCGCGCCGCGCGTGATCTGA
- a CDS encoding beta-ketoacyl synthase, whose product MAGRRVAITGLGLVSPYGGDLADFFARLCAGESAIRHLLTDDQPRPLSIPFVACPAFDPDISLGRPLASMMDRFAQLGMAAAFDAWDDAGLPRAVGDESRDDWGVSWGTALGGTLAYEKGYRELWQRGRERLSPLSVLLGMNNAANAHISIQLGLGGVSASHTVACASSAVAIGEAFRRVRSGEATVMVTGGSDVSQAYGVARAWEALRVMAPGDAETSPAACRPFAADRRGLVLGEGGAALVLEDWEHAVARGATIHGEIVGYGASCDHTHLVRPEAAGQVRALHAALADAGLATDDIGYVNAHGTATAEGDPVEIAALKAVFGERAAMVPVSATKSMHGHLLGAAGAIEAIASVLALRDDILPPTVNLADNLDSACAGVEHLTVARRGTMPRAALSNSFAFGGSNAVLVFRAVRQ is encoded by the coding sequence ATGGCCGGGCGTCGGGTTGCGATCACTGGCCTTGGCTTGGTCAGTCCCTACGGCGGTGACCTCGCCGATTTCTTCGCGCGCCTGTGCGCAGGCGAATCGGCAATCCGCCACCTACTCACCGACGACCAGCCGCGCCCCTTGTCGATCCCTTTCGTCGCGTGTCCGGCGTTCGACCCGGATATCTCGCTCGGCAGGCCGCTCGCGTCGATGATGGACCGTTTCGCGCAGCTCGGCATGGCGGCTGCCTTTGACGCATGGGATGACGCCGGCTTGCCGCGCGCCGTCGGCGACGAGTCGCGCGATGACTGGGGCGTCTCCTGGGGCACCGCGCTCGGCGGCACGCTGGCCTACGAGAAGGGCTACCGCGAGCTGTGGCAGCGGGGCCGCGAACGCTTGTCTCCGCTCTCCGTGCTGCTTGGCATGAACAACGCCGCCAACGCCCACATCTCGATCCAGCTGGGCCTGGGCGGCGTCAGTGCGAGTCACACGGTCGCCTGCGCCTCCTCGGCCGTCGCGATCGGCGAGGCCTTTCGACGCGTCCGCTCGGGCGAGGCGACCGTCATGGTCACTGGTGGTTCCGACGTGTCCCAGGCCTATGGCGTTGCCCGTGCCTGGGAAGCCTTGCGGGTGATGGCCCCCGGCGACGCTGAAACCTCCCCTGCGGCGTGCCGCCCCTTCGCCGCTGATCGGCGCGGCCTGGTGCTCGGCGAAGGCGGTGCAGCCCTGGTCCTCGAGGACTGGGAGCACGCAGTCGCGCGAGGCGCGACCATCCACGGTGAGATCGTCGGCTATGGCGCCAGCTGCGACCATACCCACCTGGTGCGCCCCGAGGCCGCCGGCCAGGTCCGCGCGCTGCATGCGGCCCTCGCCGATGCGGGCCTGGCGACGGATGACATCGGGTACGTCAACGCCCACGGCACGGCCACGGCCGAGGGCGACCCGGTGGAGATCGCCGCGCTTAAAGCGGTCTTCGGCGAGCGCGCGGCGATGGTGCCGGTCAGTGCGACCAAGTCGATGCACGGCCACCTGCTCGGTGCCGCCGGCGCCATCGAGGCGATCGCCTCCGTGCTCGCGCTGCGCGACGACATCTTGCCTCCGACGGTCAATCTTGCCGACAATCTCGATTCTGCCTGTGCCGGCGTCGAGCATCTGACCGTCGCCCGGCGCGGCACCATGCCCCGCGCTGCGCTGTCGAACTCATTCGCCTTTGGCGGCAGCAACGCGGTCCTCGTCTTCCGCGCCGTTCGCCAATAA
- a CDS encoding acyl carrier protein — protein MDSIELIREFLGERLGVAPAKVVSEAPLEGLGVDSLMMLELMFEFEDRFGIKLPADLKNPQSVGEMAATMDDLITARQAA, from the coding sequence ATGGATTCCATTGAACTTATTCGTGAATTTCTCGGCGAGCGCCTCGGCGTTGCGCCGGCAAAGGTTGTTTCGGAAGCGCCCCTGGAAGGCCTCGGCGTCGACTCGCTGATGATGCTTGAGCTGATGTTCGAGTTCGAGGACCGCTTCGGGATCAAGCTGCCGGCCGATCTCAAGAACCCGCAGAGCGTCGGCGAAATGGCGGCGACGATGGACGATCTGATCACGGCTCGCCAGGCCGCCTGA